AAAGTGCAACTATAATTATGTGGACCTTATTAAAGGGCGAACAGTGAACACAACATTTTCTAACATTTTCTGTAGTACCATCATGGTATAGTAGTTGAATACCCTCTCAAACAGAATATTTACCTTTTTAGAACCACTTTTCACTGTAATGGAAGTGGAACTATAATCAACTATTCCACTCATTCTCCTTGTACCTACATCCTCCATTAGACCACGATCTAAACATGTGCATAACTTCACCTTAAAAGGTTCAATACATTGGATTTGGCATGCAACTAAATCTGTGGGCGATAGGTGGTGAGCACTACAtatcatgcatcatttcatatatcTCGATGAAAATCTCAAATTCTTATGTGATGTCAGCCCTCCAACTTCCACGTGGAACAATAAAGATGCAACAGGGcatcaacaatttcatgcttGTGTATGAGTTCTAGAGGTATAGTGTGGTTTGCTTCACCTTAGGTCTTAGCTAAAGGCTAAAATTTGCACACAAGAGGTGAGCTTGGGAGCTTTTTACGGTTAATTCGGTAAGTCTAGAGATAGTTGAAACACGTTACCTCTATAAAGATCAAGTAACACACATAGCTAGGCAAAACCAGCTAATCGAAAGAGGAAATATGTCTATATCTTAATAACACTACGGTTGTCCTGATCTTTCAGTGAGAAACACTAGGCAATTTGGGTGGAGACAATTTTGGATTTGACAGCAACGTGCAACTGTAGGCGCGTATGCAAATTTAAACAAGTTCTTGAGATGTTATTGACGACACCAAGACATGATCAGCTAGACCACAAAGGTCTAATCCTTGCAAGAGATTAAAGAATAAGCAATAACTATGGTAAATATGGACACTGCGATTTTGAATCCAAATGATGCCCTGGCGGTAGTATTTACGGAGGTATGCATGGGAAATTTGTCTAGCCTTTGGAGGGGGTGCAAATGAAACCAGATTCAGTTTACTCCACAAATATGAAATCTAAAATCTGAATATTGTTGTATATTACAAAATTACGTAGGCCTCGCCCAAAAGTGAGGTGGTAGATCACCTATCCAATGCTATGGAGAGAGAAATTAAGTATCGTCTTCTATATTTCTTATTTGTAGTTTTCCGTGCTTATGGTGTCTTCAAAGTCATGATCTCTCCACTTGAAGCTTGATTGTCACTCCTTGCATGTTCGCCCATGTCTCCATGTTTTGTCATGCACCAATGCTTGCCCCTTTTATCCTTGTTAGGACATTCATTCCCAATCAATACATACTTCTCTAATATACTCCATATAATACTATGATGAACATAGGAATAGTTCCTAGAAACAAAACTACCCGATAAATTAATTGGCATGCACGAACTCTAGTGATTTCTCCTTGTTTTCTTGAACTTGAACAAGTGTTGCCGTGGGTGCTATGGGTGTAACATTCATAGGGATGTCCTAATCTGGTCATGTATAAAAGTTAGGCATCTGAATTATCCTATACGAGTATGCATGTGTATTATATTTTATTTCACAAGGGTATTCTATTATGTTTGTTTCCCCATGTACAACTTAcgcattttcatttttattagttGCATGATGAATTCTTTGCTTCCGTATTTTGGTCACTTGAGAACACTATCCTATTCGTGAATATAATGCGGTGAGCAGTATTTGGAGACAAAATTAATGGTAATATGTTACATACAAATTTGTCTCCATATCATGTGACCACAGTACAGTCGAAATCATATTCTGACACTATGAACACTAACGTATTTCTATGATTTTAATATTTCAACTTTAGTAGAACAAAGTTCGATGCATGGCTTTAACATAATTTATACCCATTACCCTTGCATGTTTTATCTATATTCTAATGGGCGTGCAGTCAAGGCACATGTTTAGGACTAATCAAGAATGTTAGTATTGAAATAAATAAATCACATGTATTGGTGCATATTGATCTTTCGAAATTTCTAAGGTCAGCCCTCTTGTCATATTTTGGATTTGACAATGCAGACTATGCTCCAAGAAATATAAGAGAACTTACTACTCAGGAGGACAGTGCAAATGCAACTACAGATAAAGATAGCAGCCATCTTCAGGTACAATTTTTCAAGTTGATGTTCCTTCCATCTGAAACCGAGCTTCATGTATATGATCATGACATTATCAGaaataataccccccccccccacccccactaTCGTACACATTCTTATTGATGTTTTCACTGTATATGAAATTTCAGAAAAACAAAGGGGACTGCCCAACTGATTGGCTTTCAACTATGCCCACGAGCCCACAACACTATAACAATCCTTTGAATGACTATCCGAAATCTCAAGATGCAGATGGAAGTTCCGAGTTCAATATGAGATCCAAGGGACCTATAAATCTTAACCAAACAAGTCAGCTAAGTAATATTGCATCAGCAGTTGGTTTTGGTTTTCATGGAAATGGGGGCAGCACGACTAGTCTTGGTGCAAATGCTCTTAGGGTACCAGTACCTAATATTGTTAATGGAGATGACATTGGCAATGGTAATGGAGCTCTAGCAAATGGGAGCATGGTCAGTGCATCACTGCCCTCCAATCTAGAACGACCATTACAGCAGCCAGTGTCCACTTTGAATTTATTTCCAAGTAATACAATGCTTCCCATGGATAATCCAAACCATAGAAGCCAACGGGAGCTTCCACCACACTTATATCGACTCAGCTATGACTGTAGCATTGGAGGGATAAGGATGTCGCCTTGGCctgtggatgatgatgatgacctgCTTAGAAGCTACCTTGGTGAGAATGAGGTCATACAAAATACCGCAACCACAGATATGGCCCATGGAATACAGAATGCAGCAACCATGGACATTACAACTGTGGAGACGACCCATGAAATTCCTGGAGATGGTGCTGCTGATCAGACCAGTGCAGTGCAGCTTCAAGGCCTGTAATTACTATTCTCAGTATTAGCATGCCTGCACTTTCCTATTTCATTGTCCttgatgacatatatatatacagaTATAAATGCCTGTAATTTTTCACGTCGTTCCATCACAAACAGAGTAGCATTTTGTATATTTGCAAAATATACTTTTTTCTAGGAATCTGTACTGCTTGACTTCAAGCTCTTATAAAACTAAAATTTGTAAAATAATGATGCACAAAGTTTTACGGCTGCAACTTACAATTCTAGTCGCGGAAGTCCTAAAATAAGTTTTGTGAGATGCATTTCCATATATTTTATCTTTTGTACTTAATTTGCATTGAATCAGATTTAGTTGCAGCTCATGGCTTTTTGAATATACTCATTGTTTATTAGTTTAGATGTTACTTCACGGCTGACGGGGATATGAGTATTTAACGGATACTATAAATTTTGATTGTGCTCACCGTCAGACATGTTTTGAGGCAAAGCATGTGACCATAAGTTATCATATGGTTTGCATCACGATTTTCCGAACAAGTAAGATGTTATGTGGCTGTATACTGACTACATCTGCTCCTCACTTGGGATTATTTATCTACTCATCGAACACAAAACACTGAGAGTAGAAATGTATCATGGTTTTGTTTGTACTCTCCCAAGCAATAAGCATCCTTTTGCAAAAACTGACTGAAGCTATCTATTCTACTACTACCTTCCGGTATAGCATGCAGAAAGATATTTGATGAAGGGGAAAAATAATTAAGGTTGTTACCATGAAGTTGAACATTTACCCGTCTGGACTAATATTTTCGGCTACGTACTGCCATTAACTTTTGCTTGTGCATTTCTTCTCTAACATTGTCTCTTTTTTAATAAAGATGCTACAATTAAAGTGCAACTGTATAACACACCCGAATTAATGGCACGCGcacatatcagagtttacataggACCTTAGAATGATCCTCCAGTGCCAACTCATTATGTCCTTATCCTTATTGCACTTTTGACAACTTTTTGATAATAATTGTAGGTCTGAACGGATGGAGGAGACCATGGGAGCAAACTGAAATTAGAGGAAAGCACACATATCACATAGAACCATGAATAAGAAGATATATGTCTATTTTGCTCCTGTATAAATGTTGAAGAAGCTTCAGTACTGTAATAAGATTATTTTACCTTGGATGTGAGTTTTTTAATGTGAACTGAGATAAAAACTGGTAATAGTTGGACCAATCCATCGTTATTATTCGTTTTTATTGACGTGTGATGTAGAGTAGTAATTTATCCCACATCGAATTTCAGCAACCTCCACCAAAGGTATAGCCTACAGGTCCAGTTCTGCAGGAACAGAACATGTCGACCTCTGGAGAATTGGGTAGGGCGTTGGCATGGACTACCCTGCTCCATCACCCGAGACCCGAGGTAGCATCCATGGGAACACATTGGGCATATGATTGAACCAATGCATCTTTTTTcctcccttcatcatctccagcaACTAGAAGCTTGCAATATATCAGTAATCTTTTTACACACACCCTTTGGGCTGACATTGCAAATAATGGGATTGCTTCTCCATCCATCCTGCAATTCTGTCCCATACTCTGTCAACAAAGTGGTTGAAGCAATCAATTCTATCAGCCCTCACGAGGACTAGCCCCAGATATTTGTCTGATATTGCCTCTGTGTCAATGGGTaactcttgacaaatttctgcctTGGTAACCACACTCGTGTTAGGGCTAAAAAAGATACTACATTCTGCTCTAGTTACCATCTGACCAGAATTAGCACAATAGCTATCTAGCGTCACTTGCAgatctggccaaacgggccgtgtAACCGGGCCGGGCCGACAGCCCGCATGACTGGCACGACACGGACCCGGCCCGGCAATGGGCTAATCGTGCTTGGGCCCGAAACGAAGCACGCCTCGTGCCGTGCCTGGGCCTGGAGGCtgggcacgcgggccggcacggcacgGTCCGTTTAtcgtttttattttttgtttttattatatatatatatatataagataaaAAAGCTCAATAGGTTAAAACCAACCCAAGAAACAGTCGAGTATGTCAAAATCGACCCAAATAATAGCCGAACAGGCTGAAATCATCCCAAATAACGGCCTAAAATACTAAAATCCTAGCAGGCCAGCGGGTCTGGCGTAACGACGGGCCGGCCCGTCTAGCCCTTGTGACGTGCTTGGGCCTGGACCTTGGGCACGTGGGCCAACACGTGGGCCGGTCCATTTGACAAGGTATCATCACTTGTTGTAAGGAGGCTGCTTTTAACATATCCGCTTTAATGAGAACCAAGGAATCGTCGgcaaatagtactccctccgttcctaaatataagttttttaagacgtttcactagaagactacatacagatgtatatagacatactttagaatatagattcattcat
This genomic stretch from Hordeum vulgare subsp. vulgare chromosome 6H, MorexV3_pseudomolecules_assembly, whole genome shotgun sequence harbors:
- the LOC123404862 gene encoding two-component response regulator ARR2-like, translating into MENGRDDAVASGAGERIRVLVVDEDPVHLEAMTQTLSRCGYQVTTKASPAEALQELQENPDRIDLVMTVAHIRGEGIDGFTLLEQARDHYPVILFSDDATAETARRGFIGGACDFLTKPLHDNVMRNICHHVKQRRINTASSVGPMKADSRSNHIAREDRLSGKRPIAVDDSNEGRLERTTKGIKFNWTAHKHAFFHRATNRLSEIKDYAPRNIRELTTQEDSANATTDKDSSHLQKNKGDCPTDWLSTMPTSPQHYNNPLNDYPKSQDADGSSEFNMRSKGPINLNQTSQLSNIASAVGFGFHGNGGSTTSLGANALRVPVPNIVNGDDIGNGNGALANGSMVSASLPSNLERPLQQPVSTLNLFPSNTMLPMDNPNHRSQRELPPHLYRLSYDCSIGGIRMSPWPVDDDDDLLRSYLGENEVIQNTATTDMAHGIQNAATMDITTVETTHEIPGDGAADQTSAVQLQGL